In Maridesulfovibrio ferrireducens, the genomic stretch CTTTTTAAATACATCTCCAGTTGTTCACTGCCGCATAATGAAATTGAATCTTTCTTTAACTTACATTCGAGTGCTAGATAATTAATTATTTTACTATCAGTGTTTCCTGTTAATTTTCTGTTTGCAAAAAGTACATAGTGGTTAAGCTCACCACTTTTGACGAGTTTTTTAATTCTTATGGCTTCTTTTACAATAGTGCTTTCTGAATTATCAGGAGAGAAAAAATCTGATTCTGTAAAAGATTTGTTTATGCCATATGTATGTTTGGCTTGAATGATAGTAGTTCCAGTCCATGGAGATGAGTTGCTTGGGTATATGTTCGCTGTACCATCGAACCTTGCATCTCTTCCTCCGTCAGGTCCTGTGGCGAATCCTCTTGTGGATATACCAAATAGCTCTTGACAGATTAGGACTATGAGTCTTTCAAATTGTTCCCAGCTAAGATCTTCGTAAGCATATTTCACTTGAGTAAACTCATATGTCTATTAAGTTTGTTTGCGATTCTGGTTTTTCTATATTTAAAAATTTGGTGGTTGTCAGCAAAGTTGTGATTTTTATTTTATGAATTAAAAATGCACACCACCATTTGATCCCCAGAATCATCAAAAAAATCAACAAATAAAAACTCCCACCCCCGTGACCACCACCCACACCACAGGATAACCTCCAAATTTAACAACATACTAAATTTGAAGGAGATTCTGATGGTTATTAATAGCGATCCACTGTTTAATCTTATCTACGCATATACACGGAAACAAGCTGTCGAAGATGGCAATTTAATTGATGTTACAGCGCAAGCGAAGGAATCAGGATTCAAGGTTCCAGTCTGCGTATCATTAAATCTACACGCAAAATACATCACACCACCCAGCGGACTTGAAGGTGAAGGGCAGAGCACTACAGTTATGGGATTATTCAGGATCATCTGCTGAATCCAAAAGGTTGGCCCAGCTTTTCAATTTTCGCCGATAGTGATACTGTGATGCCAGTCTGATTAAAGTATTTCACGATATTGGCTTTGTTGGTGAGGATAAAAAAATATGATGAAAATGGTAATAAAATGGCAACGGTTAGTGAATGACGCTGGCGAAACATGCGAACGTTGTTCGTGCACTGGAGAAGCGACCGAAGCCGCTTTTGACAAGCTCAGGCTAGGCTTGCGTGAAATTGGAATAAAAGTGCAGCTCGAAACAATAAGCATTGATCAGAATAATTTTTTTGCTAACCCAATTGATTCTAACAGAATATTAATTGATGACATTTCTCTGGAAGAATGGCTTGATGGAATCATAGGCTCCAGCAAATGTTGTGGGCCATGCGGAGATTCTGAATGCCGAACTCTTATAGTCGCCGGACAATCGTATGAGGCGATTCCTGAACAACTCATCATCCGGGCAGGTCTTCTAGCTGCAGCTGCGAAGTTTAAGGGAATTAAGCTTATTGACGACCTGCGTCATTGATTTTAGCTGTGTAATCAGCATTAGTACACTCACAGTCTGATCCCCAGAATCATCAAAAAAGTCACACCGCCCCCGTGACCAACTCCCCCTCCATAGAACAACCCCCACTCCTAACAAAATTCTAAATCTGAAAAAGATTCGGATGGCTAATAATAGCAATCCAATATTTAATCTTATCTACGCATATACACGGAAACAGGCTGTCGAAGGTAAAGTTGAGAGCTATGAACGTCTTGCTTTGTAACCGTAAGATTCTTAATTTTATAATCAACCAAGAAAGGCCAGCCCCTCTGTGGAAGGGCTGGCCTATTCTCTTTTAAATCTGCTTGAGATTATTTTTTAATTATTTTTTGAAAAGTCGTCAGTTTTTCTTAGGGGCGTATAATACCAGCCGACCTTTCCTGCTCTTGTTTTGCGATTGAATTTAAACTTTATGATTAGACCTTCCATGCTGTGATTGCACTTGGTTATTTTCCAGTCTCCTTCTTCAGTTCTTTTTACTGGATCGACAATATATCCTTTTAGCAGGTTGAAGCAATATTCTTCAAATTCTTCAATAGGTAGGGTTTCCGGCAAAGTGAAAGTCAGGATGTTGCAGTACATTTTTTGATCTATAAAGCCAAAATATTGCACAACTGGGGAGACTAATTTTTCGATATTTAGCTCACAGCCACCAGTGTATTTGTAATAAGATATTCCGTTTTTTTCTTTATGTTTTAGAAATGTACCTTCTTGATTGAGCAGATCAACTTTTTGACCGTAAGGCGGGAATTGGCAATTAAATTCAGAAGCCATCGCGGGGAGAGCTAAAAGCAAGATAAAACAAATGATGAGTATTTTTTTCATGTGATTATTATTCCTTTTTTATTGTAGAGATTTAATACGTTCAAGTTCTGCTTTAATGTAATTGAAAACTTTTTTGGTTTTGTCCCCGTAGGTTCGAATAGCATCCATATCGAGTCTTACATTCAGCCATTGCAAAGTTATGCGGTCACTGCCGTTGTGGATGTGCGGCATGGTTCCGGCAAAAGAAAATCCTTTTTTTTCCAGTTCTTCAACCAAATATGGGGATGAAGGGGTGTCAGTCGGAAGCATGGCATACACTGCGTCTTTGCGATTATCCTTGCATTGTTGAAATGCTTTTGTGATCTCGCTGATACTTGTTTCACCTATCGTGTTGATAACAATGAAAGAAACGTTAAGTTCGTCAGGAAGGTCAACTATATCGGTTGAACTCTCGCCTGAGAGGGGGGAGTTGTTAGGTTTGCCGAATTCTCTCGGTATTTTCATCCATTGATATATTTCACGCACCATTTCCTGATGATGCCGAGGGATGTATATAGTTTTGAGGGTGTGGTCAAAAGCCTGGTAATGGGTGACGGTTGAAACTTTATTTTGTTTAGTGGTTGCCAGCTCTTTTGCTTGTATTCCTGAAGCGGCAATACCTAAAAGCAGTCCGCACGGAGCCGATCCAAAGTGTTCCTGCATGGCCTTCTGGGAAAAGGTATGAGTGGTTACAGAGCAGTCAAAAACTCCTAAGTCTCCATTGTATCTGGTTGCAGCTAGAGCTACTTTTCCCAATTTTTTGGTTACTTGCGGGCATCTGTATGTGGGGTCAACAAAGGATAAGCCGACTTCAGGAACTTTTACAGCAGGGTCGTGATATTTGAGTCCTATGTGACCGATGATGATATTTCGATCGGTATCAATTGTTATTATCGATTTGAATTCGCCGGATTCAACTTTTTCTGTAAGTGCCTCAGCGTCGTAGAGAAATTTTTCCTGAGTATAACCGTAGCATTTCCAGGCCAGCCTGCACACAGCAGGCAATTCTTCCGGCCTGCTTAAACGGGTGATTGAATTTTTTACGGTTTCCCGATTTTTGCTTCTTTTT encodes the following:
- a CDS encoding DUF2703 domain-containing protein, which translates into the protein MMKMVIKWQRLVNDAGETCERCSCTGEATEAAFDKLRLGLREIGIKVQLETISIDQNNFFANPIDSNRILIDDISLEEWLDGIIGSSKCCGPCGDSECRTLIVAGQSYEAIPEQLIIRAGLLAAAAKFKGIKLIDDLRH
- a CDS encoding ATP-binding protein; protein product: MTSITSTPKLFLAQLSIPVHRIMIRSAVKCVEQLGQILSFDETTNYNLQLAVEEATSNAVDHFSGTPGEEERIHLEFFVERDQLIISIRDKGIPFDLSQAKKYTTDNLESMSNPGLGMRLMNKGVDSVEMFVHGREGKETRLSKKLTNGALPDELRKSGPVKRSKNRETVKNSITRLSRPEELPAVCRLAWKCYGYTQEKFLYDAEALTEKVESGEFKSIITIDTDRNIIIGHIGLKYHDPAVKVPEVGLSFVDPTYRCPQVTKKLGKVALAATRYNGDLGVFDCSVTTHTFSQKAMQEHFGSAPCGLLLGIAASGIQAKELATTKQNKVSTVTHYQAFDHTLKTIYIPRHHQEMVREIYQWMKIPREFGKPNNSPLSGESSTDIVDLPDELNVSFIVINTIGETSISEITKAFQQCKDNRKDAVYAMLPTDTPSSPYLVEELEKKGFSFAGTMPHIHNGSDRITLQWLNVRLDMDAIRTYGDKTKKVFNYIKAELERIKSLQ
- a CDS encoding DUF6573 family protein; translated protein: MVINSDPLFNLIYAYTRKQAVEDGNLIDVTAQAKESGFKVPVCVSLNLHAKYITPPSGLEGEGQSTTVMGLFRIIC